From one Triticum urartu cultivar G1812 chromosome 3, Tu2.1, whole genome shotgun sequence genomic stretch:
- the LOC125549487 gene encoding putative F-box/FBD/LRR-repeat protein At5g44950 — translation MDSEATSTCKKARAEATSVMGTDRLSSLPPEIKGDILSRLNVEEAVRTSTLSSTWRDVWTDMPVISLCDGNLARTKFVTLVDMVLLLHKGTIEEFDISGNKNYHDEFGRWMIMLSRKSPKSVIIKLNSGPRYKIPSCLFSMGDLEYLHLENCIISLPRAFQGFKSLTDLTLKIFSTDKDIQNFISFCPALTDLILNSFEGINRLNIKAPKLDYLNVEGDFEDIKLDAPNLEVAFLSLDKAYQSVPIAHDKESYVKQSLGSLSVIETLTISGFFLKYLSKGCIHTKLPAVFTHLESIFLMICLWDQRQVLTACSLFQNAPNLKKLEMCSFPWSILGQDEDQVGIQGLDLQLQMDHLVTASVNYFGGLDFEVDFVAKLLSWAPALEELKIDWKGEKDCSMVLAKLLALPRASTRAKVIVTF, via the exons ATGGATTCTGAAGCAACGAGTACCTGTAAAAAGGCGAGGGCGGAAGCTACATCAGTTATGGGCACAGACAGACTTAGCAGTCTACCTCCAGAGATAAAGGGCGACATCCTCTCACGTTTGAATGTCGAAGAAGCAGTTAGGACTAGTACCTTATCAAGTACTTGGAGGGATGTATGGACTGACATGCCAGTGATATCTCTGTGCGATGGAAATCTTGCAAGAACCAAGTTCGTTACGTTAGTCGATATGGTGCTATTACTCCACAAGGGAACAatagaggagtttgatatttcaGGTAACAAAAATTACCATGATGAGTTCGGTAGGTGGATGATCATGCTGTCAAGGAAATCACCAAAATCAGTTATAATCAAGTTGAACTCTGGGCCAAGGTATAAGATTCCCTCTTGCCTCTTTTCTATGGGTGATCTGGAGTATCTGCACCTAGAAAACTGCATCATCAGCTTGCCCCGGGCATTCCAAGGTTTCAAGAGCCTAACTGACCTCACCCTGAAAATCTTCTCCACAGACAAGGATATCCAAAATTTCATCTCGTTCTGCCCCGCACTGACTGATTTGATATTAAATTCTTTTGAGGGCATCAACCGTCTAAACATTAAGGCTCCTAAACTGGATTATCTTAATGTTGAAGGGGATTTTGAGGACATTAAGTTGGACGCACCTAATCTGGAGgtggcctttctctctcttgaTAAAGCGTATCAATCTGTTCCAATTGCGCATGACAAGGAAAGCTATGTCAAGCAGTCATTGGGAAGCCTAAGTGTCATCGAAACACTTACAATTAGTGGTTTTTTCCTGAAG TATCTATCAAAAGGATGCATACATACGAAGCTCCCTGCCGTGTTTACTCACCTGGAGAGTATTTTTCTTATGATATGCTTGTGGGACCAGCGGCAAGTCTTGACTGCATGTTCACTGTTTCAGAATGCCCCTAACTTAAAGAAGCTTGAGATGTGT AGTTTTCCTTGGAGCATCCTTGGTCAGGATGAGGATCAGGTGGGCATTCAAGGACTTGACCTGCAATTGCAAATGGACCATCTCGTAACGGCCAGTGTGAACTATTTCGGGGGTCTGGACTTCGAAGTTGATTTCGTGGCAAAGCTACTAAGCTGGGCACCAGCTTTAGAAGAACTGAAGATAGACTGGAAGGGTGAAAAGGACTGTAGCATGGTTCTGGCCAAGCTATTAGCTCTGCCGAGGGCGTCTACCAGGGCCAAGGTCATTGTCACGTTTTGA